The genomic window ACTACTATGGGGAGATACGTAATGCAAGAAAAATTGCCGCAGAGATAGTAAAAAAGAGAGAGAGTAAAGTGATAGAAACAACATCAGATCTGCTCTCAATAATAAAGGGGATGATTAATCCAAAACAAGAGAAGAAAGAGTTGGCTCAAATATTTCAAGCATTGCGTATTGAGGTTAATGATGAAATGTCGAGTCTAAAAAGTATGTTACAACAAAGCGTAGAGATACTAAAACCGGGAGGTCGAATTGTAATCTTAACATACCACTCTCTTGAAGATAGAATTGTAAAAGATTTTTTTAGATACGGAAATTTTGAAGGTAAAGCAGAGCAAGACTTCTTTGGAAGATTAATAACTCCCTTAAAACAAGTAAACAATAAAGTTATAACCCCTTCAGAAGAGGAGATAGAGCGTAATCCCAGATCACGTTCAGCAAAATTAAGAATAGCAGAAAAAAAATAATTATGGTAGAGGAAAACAACAGAGAAGAGATGGAAAATCTTGAAAACAGATCAACAAACACTGATGATATAGATATATCCACCCAAGAAGATAAAAGCTCTTCAAAGGACGGAGAACCTAATACAGAGAAAAAGAGAGTAAGATTTCTGAAGGGGATATTGAAACCTATAAGAATATTTCTAAATGGCAAGATACTATCCATCGATTTTATCATCCGTCATTGGATAACATTCTCAACAATTATAATAGTAGCCCTATTCTACATCTCTAACAGATATATTAACCAAATAAATGTAGCAGAGATAAAAAAAACAGAGCGAAAAATTACAGAAACAAGATACAGAGCACTTGAGACGTCATCACGCCTGAAAAAGATACAACGCGTCGACTCAATAATTAAATATATTGACAAAAATAATTTAGATTTAGAATTTCCTACACAACCCCCATATATAATTGAAGAAGATGGAGAGAAGTAAACAAAGCAAAATATCATTCAAATATTTTCTTATATCGGTGATAGTCGTAGTAATGTGCCTCTTCGTTATAGGAAAAGTTATCAAAATAATATTTATTGAGGGAGAGGGTTGGAATAAGAAGTCTGAAGCTGCCATAATGAAAGATGTAAAAATTCCCGCCCATCGAGGAAACATATTATCTGCAGATGATGAAATAGTAGCAAGTACAATAAAGGAGTATAAACTCTTCTTCGACTTTAGAGATATTAAAGATAACGGAAAGTATGTAAGAGTTCCTCACCCCGACACTTTGAATAAATATATCGATGCTTTCTGTCTGGCAATTTCTAAAAAATTGGGAGATAAGAGTGCATCGGAATACAAGAAAAAATTATTAAAAGGATATAAGAATAAATCAGGAAGAATAAACTTAAGTCCCAAAGTTGTCTCATACCTTGATTTACTTGAAATAAAGAAGTTCCCTTTGGTAAATAAAGGAGGTGGTGCTACTGGATTCTTTGTAGAATCACAGGAGAAGAGAGAGATGCCATTCGGTAAAGTTGCATCACGAACCATAGGAAGGCTTAAAAATGGTAAAGCCGAATATGGTATTGAGTTGGCTTACGACTCAATTCTAAGGGGGAAAGACGGGAAAGCCGATTTCAGAATCATTAGGAAACAACCCGTAGAAATAAGAGGTACCGAAATTCCTAAAGTGAATGGTTGCGATATACGCACCACAATTGACCTAACAATACAATATCACGCCGAAGAGGCCCTTTTAAGGAAATTAAAAGAGGTTGATGCTGATAATGGTAGCGTAATAGTAATGGAGGTAGAGACAGGAGCCGTAAAAGCAATTGCCAACTACTCAAGAATAAAAGAGGGAAAATTTGGAGAGTCACGAAATTTTGCCATAAGTGGATTATATCAACCAGGCTCAACCTTTAAGACCGTTGCAATAACTGCGGCATTAGATGATGGAGTAACAACTCCTACCGAGATATTTGACACAGAGGATGGAACATACACACACCGTCATCCCAATGGTAGAAATTCAAAACAGATACGAGATTGGAATGCCCATAGAGGTGGCTTTGGTCCAATATCTGTAACCCGAATCATGGAAGAGTCATCAAATATAGGAACAGCAAAAGTTGTTCTAAAAGGATATGAAAATAACCCTCAAAAGTTTCTTGACAAACTCGACCAGATGGGAATAAACGAAAAAGTAGATTTGAAATTAATTGGACAAGCATATCCACAAATTCCCAAATTATCAAGCAAACTTTGGAGTTATACCACACTTCCATGGATGAGTTTCGGATATAATATCCAAGTTCCTCCAATATACTCTTTAATGTTTTATAATGCCATAGCAAATGGAGGTAAAATGATTTCACCAATATTTGTTACTGACATTCTAAAAGAGGGAAAAGTAATAGAGCATATAGATAGCAAAGTTGTTAGGGAACAGATATGTAAACCTAAAACAATAACTCAAGTAAGAGAAATTCTAACTAGTGTTGTTCAAAACGGAACAGCACAAAACCTGAAATCACCAAATGTAGCTATTGCAGGAAAAACAGGAACAGTTATAATATATCCGGGAGAGTTTGGATACGATCCAAACGCAAGAACACACAGAGTATCGTTCTGTGGGTACTTCCCCGATGATGAGAAACCCAAATACTCATGTATAGTTGTGGTTACACGTCCAAGAGGAGTATATCCATCGGCAGGACCAATTGCAGGAGGAGTTCTCAAAGAGATAGCTGAGAATATGTACGCATTAGGGTACTTAAACGAAGCTCCACAATTACAAGCAGGAGATGAGACAAAAAGAGGACCTAAGATATCAAAAGGAATAGATAGCATAACAGAAACATTGTGCGACTCTTTAAATATAGAATACACAGCAGAACACAACGAAGAGATTACAACAGACACCTGCGATGTTGAAAGTAACGACATAATAACATTGCCATCAGTTATAGGTATGGGTATAAGAGATGCCATATATACATTAGAAAATTCAGGCGTA from Bacteroidales bacterium includes these protein-coding regions:
- the rsmH gene encoding 16S rRNA (cytosine(1402)-N(4))-methyltransferase RsmH, translating into MQEPVYHIPALLTECIDGLNISPNGTYVDVTFGGGGHSRRIIEQLGAEGKLFSFDQDSDAEKNIIDDKRFTFVKSNFRFLKNFMKYHNIEQVDGIIADLGVSFHHFDEAERGFSFRFEGKLDMRMNRRGGSSAAEIINKYPESKIADILYYYGEIRNARKIAAEIVKKRESKVIETTSDLLSIIKGMINPKQEKKELAQIFQALRIEVNDEMSSLKSMLQQSVEILKPGGRIVILTYHSLEDRIVKDFFRYGNFEGKAEQDFFGRLITPLKQVNNKVITPSEEEIERNPRSRSAKLRIAEKK
- a CDS encoding transpeptidase family protein, with protein sequence MERSKQSKISFKYFLISVIVVVMCLFVIGKVIKIIFIEGEGWNKKSEAAIMKDVKIPAHRGNILSADDEIVASTIKEYKLFFDFRDIKDNGKYVRVPHPDTLNKYIDAFCLAISKKLGDKSASEYKKKLLKGYKNKSGRINLSPKVVSYLDLLEIKKFPLVNKGGGATGFFVESQEKREMPFGKVASRTIGRLKNGKAEYGIELAYDSILRGKDGKADFRIIRKQPVEIRGTEIPKVNGCDIRTTIDLTIQYHAEEALLRKLKEVDADNGSVIVMEVETGAVKAIANYSRIKEGKFGESRNFAISGLYQPGSTFKTVAITAALDDGVTTPTEIFDTEDGTYTHRHPNGRNSKQIRDWNAHRGGFGPISVTRIMEESSNIGTAKVVLKGYENNPQKFLDKLDQMGINEKVDLKLIGQAYPQIPKLSSKLWSYTTLPWMSFGYNIQVPPIYSLMFYNAIANGGKMISPIFVTDILKEGKVIEHIDSKVVREQICKPKTITQVREILTSVVQNGTAQNLKSPNVAIAGKTGTVIIYPGEFGYDPNARTHRVSFCGYFPDDEKPKYSCIVVVTRPRGVYPSAGPIAGGVLKEIAENMYALGYLNEAPQLQAGDETKRGPKISKGIDSITETLCDSLNIEYTAEHNEEITTDTCDVESNDIITLPSVIGMGIRDAIYTLENSGVKVTAQGRGYVKQQIPARGTPYNKGDEVIIILEN